The stretch of DNA TCGAGGTGATCGTCGACCGTCTGTCGGTCAAGGAGAGCGCGCGGCGCCGGCTGACCGACTCGGTGGAGACGGCGCTGCAGCTGTCCGGCGGCACCATCACGCTCGACTTCGTCGACCTGCCCGACGACGACCCCAACCGTGAGCGCTTCTACTCCGAGCACCTCTACTGCCCCTACGACGACCTGTCGTTCGAGGAGCTCGAGCCGCGGTCGTTCTCGTTCAACTCGCCCTTCGGCGCCTGTCCCGAGTGCACCGGGCTCGGCACCCGCATGGAGGTCGATCCCGACCTCGTCGTCCCGGACCCCGAGCGCACGCTCGGCGACGGCGCGATCAGCCCGTGGGCGAACGGCCACACCAGCGACTACTTCGTGCGGCTGCTTGAGGCGCTGGGCAACACGCTCGGCTTCGACCTCGACACGCCGTGGGAGCGGCTGCCGAAGAAGGCGCACAAGGCGATCCTGCACGGCCACGACGAGCAGGTCCACATCCGCTACAGCAACCGGTACGGCAGGCAGCGGTCGTACTACACCGACTTCGAGGGCGTGATCCCCTGGGTGCAGCGCCGGCACGCCGAGTCGGAGAGCGACGCCAGCCGCGAGCGGTTCGAGGGCTTCATGCGCGAGGTCCCCTGCCCGGCCTGCAAGGGCCGCCGCCTCAAGCCGGTCTCGCTGGCCGTGACCGTCGGGGACGCCTCGATCGCCGAGATCTCGGCGATGTCGATCGCCGACTGCGCGAAGTTCCTGTCCGGCCTGCGGCTGTCGGAGCGGGACATGCACATCGCGGAGCGGGTGGTCAAGGAGATCAACGCCCGGCTGGGCTTCCTGCTCGACGTCGGCCTCGACTACCTCACGCTCGACCGCGCCGCCGGCACGCTCGCCGGTGGCGAGGCGCAGCGGATCAGGCTGGCCACGCAGATCGGCTCCGGCCTGGTCGGCGTGCTGTACGTGCTGGACGAGCCGTCCATCGGACTGCACCAGCGGGACAACCAGCGACTGCTGGAGACGCTGATCCGGCTGCGCGACATGGGCAACACGCTGATCGTTGTCGAGCACGACGAGGACACGATCGCCGCCGCCGACTGGGTGGTCGACATCGGCCCCGGCGCGGGCGAGCACGGCGGCCAGGTCGTCGTGTCCGGCACCGTGCAGGAGCTGCTCGCCAGCGAGGAGTCGCTGACCGGCGCGTACCTGTCGGGCCGAAAGGCGATCACCGTGCCGGAGATCCGGCGCCCGCGGGACAGGAAGCGGCAGCTCGTCGTAAAGGGCGCCCGCGAGCACAACCTCAAGGGAGTGGACGTCGAGTTCCCGCTCGGCGTCTTCACCGCGGTCACCGGCGTCTCGGGGTCCGGCAAGTCGACGCTGGTCAACGACATCCTCTACGCGGCGCTGGCCAAGGAGCTGAACGGCGCGAAGACCGTGCCGGGACGCCACTCCCGGGTGGTCGGCACCGACCTGGTGGACAAGGTCGTCCACGTCGACCAGTCGCCGATCGGCCGCACGCCGAGGTCCAACCCGGCGACGTACACGGGCGTCTTCGACCACGTGCGCAAGTTGTTCGCCGCCACGACCGAGGCGAAGGTCCGCGGCTACCTGCAGGGCCGCTTCAGCTTCAACGTCAAGGGCGGGCGCTGCGAGGCCTGCTCCGGCGACGGCACCATCAAGATCGAGATGAACTTCCTGCCGGACGTCTACGTCCCCTGTGAGGTCTGCCACGGCGCCCGGTACAACCGGGAGACGCTGGAGGTCCACTACAAGGGCAAGACGATCTCAGAGGTCCTCGACATGCCGATCGAGGAGGCGCTGGGGTTCTTCGAGGCGATCCCCGCCATCCGCCGTCACCTGCAGACGCTGCACGACGTCGGTCTCGGGTACGTACGGCTGGGCCAGCCGGCGACCACGCTGTCGGGCGGCGAGGCGCAGCGGGTGAAGCTCGCCTCCGAACTGCAGCGGCGATCGACCGGCCGGACGGTGTACGTGCTGGACGAGCCCACCACCGGCCTGCACTTCGAGGACATCCGGCGGCTGCTCGGCGTGCTCAACCGGCTGGTGGACGCCGGCAACACGGTGATCGTCATCGAGCACAACCTCGACGTCATCAAGACCGCCGACTGGATCGTCGACATGGGGCCCGAAGGCGGCTCCGGGGGCGGCAGGGTCGTCGCCGCCGGCACGCCCGAGCAGATCGCCCGGGTCGAGGAGAGCCACACCGGCGCCTTCCTCCGCAAGATTCTGGGCGTATGAGTATTCGTCTCATCTTCTCTCCCTACTCTTCTCCTTCCGACCGCGTCACCCTGAACCGGCCACGGGGTGATGGCCGTACCTGAGAGCACACAGGGTGACGCGTCGCGCAGGGGAAGACCCGGGGCCGTGGACGTCCCGGGCCGCCGCATCAGGGAAGGATGAGCATGACGGATACGACACGCCGGGCCGTGATCTTCGGCGCCGGGGGCGCCGGGCTGGCCGTGGCGCTGAGCGCGTGCGGTGCCTCCGACGGGGACGACACGGCGTCGGCGGGCCAGGGCACGTCCCAGGACGGCCAGTCTCAGGGAGCACAGGGCGGGGGCGAGATCGCGAAGACCTCCGACATCCCCCAGGGCGGCGGCAAGGTCTTCAAGGACCAGGACGTCGTCATCACGCAGCCGGAGGCCGGCACGTTCAAGGCGTTCAGCGCGACCTGCACCCACCAGGGCTGCCCGGTCGCCAGCGTCTCGAACAACGAGATCGTCTGCCCGTGCCACGGCAGCAAGTTCAGCGCCAAGGACGGTGCCGTGACCAACGGACCGGCCACCAAGCCGCTCGCGGAGAAGACCATCACGGTGAGCGGCGACAGCATCACCCTCGCGTAGGGGCGCCGTAGAGCGCGCCGCCGCCTGCCGGACGCGGGGATCCCGCGCGGAGGCGGCGGTCGCCCGACGGCTCCGGTTCCACGGCTCGCGGAACCCTTAGGCGCGAATCCTCCGGCTCGCGAACCCCGCGCGATGCCGGCCGGGCCGCGCCGGAGAGCTCGTCCCGGGCACGGGACCGGTGCGGCCGCCGCGCGACGGCAGATGAGACGTCACGCCGGCGGCCGCGATCGTGCCCGCCGGGCACTCGCGGGGACGACCGGACCATCTGATCTACATCGTAAAGACGGGCTCACGTCCCACGCGCGGGGACCCGCCCAGGGGCCCACGCGGACGGCGGGATCGGTCGGCCGGGATTGTCGGCGAGGCCCAGTAGTCTTTGGGTGTGGCGGATCCGGCAACCTATCGACCGGCGCCCGGATCGATCCCCGAGTCGCCAGGCGTCTATCGCTTCCGCGACCCGGGCGGCCGGGTGATCTACGTGGGCAAGGCGAAGAGCCTGCGGCAGCGGCTCAACTCGTACTTCGCGGACTTCGCCGGCCTGCACCCGCGGACGCAGACCATGCTCACGACCGCGGCGTCCGTGGACTGGACGGTGGTCGGCACCGAGGTCGAGGCGCTCCAGCTCGAATACTCCTGGATCAAGGAGTTCGACCCCCGGTTCAACGTCAAGTACCGCGACGACAAGTCGTACCCGTACCTGGCCGTGACGATGGGGGAGGACTTCCCCCGGGTGCAGGTGATGCGCGGGGCCAAGCGTAAGGGCACCCGCTACTTCGGCCCCTACTCGCACGCCTGGGCCATCCGGGAGACCGTCGACCTGCTGCTGCGCGTCTTCCCCGTGCGGACGTGCTCGGCCGGGGTCTTCAAGCGGGCGGGGCAGATCGGCCGTCCCTGCCTGCTGGGATACATCGACAAGTGCTCGGCGCCCTGCGTCGGCCGGGTCACCCCCGAGGAGCATCGCGCCCTCGCCGAGGACTTCTGCGACTTCATGGCCGGCAACACCGGGCGCTTCATCAAGCGGCTGGAACGCGATATGCGCGACGCGGCGGCCGTGGAGGAGTACGAGCGGGCCGCGCGGCTGCGGGACGACATCCAGGCGCTGCAACGGGCTCTGGAGAAGCAGACGGTCGTGCTCGGCGACGGCACCGACTGCGACGTGATCGCCCTCGCGGAGGATCCGCTGGAGGCGGCGGTCCAGGTCTTCTACGTGCGCGGCGGCCGCATCCGCGGACAGCGCGGCTGGGTGGTGGACAAGGTGGAGGAGGCCACCCCCGGCGAGCTGGTGGAGCAGTTCCTGCTCCAGATGTACGGCGAGGCGACGATTCCCCGCGAGATCCTCGTGCCGGCGCGGCCCCCGGACGAGACCGCGCTGATCGAGCTGTTGAGCGAGCAGCGGGGCTCCCGGGTCGACCTGCGCGTTCCCCAGCGCGGTGACAAGAAGAGCCTCATGGAGACGGTGGAGCGCAACGCCAAGGAGTCGCTCGCCCAGCACAAGCTGCGCCGCGCCAGCGACCTGACCACGCGCAGCCGGGCCCTGCAGGAGATCGCCGACGCCCTCGATCTCGACCAGGCGCCGCTGCGGATCGAGTGCTACGACGTGTCGCACATCCAGGGCGAGAACGTCGTGGCCTCGATGGTGGTCTTCGAGGACGGCCTGGTCCGCAAGAGCGAGTACCGCCGCTTCTCCATCAGGACCGCGGAAGGCGACGTCGCCTCGATCTACGAGGTGATCTGCCGGCGGTTCAAGCGCTACCTGGAGGAGCGGGCGGAGACGGGCGAATTGGACGCCGACGCGGACGACGCGGGCGAGCGCGAGGCCGGGCACGGAGCCGGGACGCCCATCGACCCGGAGACCGGCCGTCCCCGCAAGTTCGCCTACCCGCCCAACCTCGTGGTGGTGGACGGCGGCCCGGCGCAGGCGGCGGCCGCCCAGCGTGCCCTGGACGAGCTCGGCATCGACGACGTCGCCGTGTGCGGCCTGGCCAAGCGGCTGGAGGAGGTGTGGCTGCCCGGCGACGACCAGCCCGTGATCCTGCCGCGCAGCAGCGAGGGGCTTTACCTGTTACAGCGCGTCCGTGACGAAGCGCACAGGTTCGCCATCACCTACCATCGGACGAAGAGGTCGAAATCGCTCAAAGAGAGCGCGCTCGACCAGGTGCCGGGCCTGGGCCCGGCACGCCGTCAGGCCCTGCTGCGTCACTTCGGCTCGGTGAAGCGGCTGCGGGAGGCGAGCGCGGAGGAGATCCGCGAGGTCCCCGGCATCGGCCGCGCGACCGCCGAGGCCATCGTCGCGGCGCTGCGCGGTGAGAGCCCGTCCCCGGCCGGGCAGGGGTCGTGACGTGCCCGCGCGAGCATCGCGGCATGTCCCGTCCCCAGCCGGACCAGGGCAGGGGCAGCAGGGAGGGCACCATGGGAGTTGCCCGGCGTGGCGGTGGCGCGATCAGGTGAAGAGGTGTCATGCTCCGGCACCAGAGAGTCCCCGCGGGGCACGCCAGGTCCCGGCGGCCGTCCCGGCGCGGGCGCCGGACGAGGGCGGGGCTGACGTTGGGCGAGCTGACATGGGCGGCAAGGCGGTGAGCGGGCGATGAGCACGACTGAGCCGGCATTCGTGGTGATCACTGGAATGTCGGGGGCGGGGCGGAGCACCGCCGCGAAGTCTCTGGAGGATCTCGGCTGGTACGTGATCGACAACCTGCCGCCGGGGCTGCTGTCCTCGCTCGCCGAGGAGGCGGGCCGGGTGAACATGGCGACCGACCGGGTCGCGGCCGTGGTCGACGTGCGCAGCCTCGCCTTCACCACCGACCTCAACGCGGCGATCGAGGAGCTCGACGGGCGCGGCGTCGGCGTCCGGGTGGTGTTCCTGGAGGCCAGCGACGAGGAACTGGTCCGCAGGTTCGAGAACGTCAGGCGGCCCCACCCGCTGCAGGGCGACGGGCGGCTCGTCGACGGCATCGACCGTGAGCGCGGCATCCTGCGCGAGGTCCGCGCCAACGCCGATCTCGTCATCGACACGTCACTGCTGAACGTCCACGAACTGCGCAAGAAGATCGTGTCGTTCTTCGGCGGCGAGGACCGGCCCGGGCTGAAGGTCAACGTGGTGTCCTTCGGCTACAAGTACGGCCTGCCGGTCGACGCCGACCTCGTCGTGGACTGCCGGTTCCTGCCCAACCCCCACTGGGTGCCGGAACTGCGGCCCATGAACGGGCTCGACGCCCCCGTGCGCGACTACGTGCTCAGCCAGCCGGGCGCCAAGGAGTTCCTCGACGGATACGAGGAGGTCCTCGGCGTCGTGGCCGCCGGATACACCCGCGAGGGCAAGGGCTACGCCACCCTCGCGGTGGGCTGCACCGGAGGCAAGCACCGCAGCGTCGCGATGGCCGAGCAGCTCGGCGCGCGCCTGCGCGAGCGCGGCATGGACGTCCAGGTCAGCCACCGGGACGTGGGCCGCGAGTGACGGCTTCCGGCCGCCGCGCGGCGGAGGCGGTCCCCTCAGGGCGTACGGTGGCGGGCACCGGCCCGTGACGGGTCCGGGCCCGCACCGCGGCCGCCGAGGAGCGCGCCCGGTCCCGGCCGCGGCGGCCGGAAGGGCGCGACCGATCAGCACGACGTGAGCGCCACGGCTCCGCAGAGCGGCGCTCGTGGCGCGGCGAGGAGGACGATGAAGGACCCCGCCGCGGAAGCCGCGGAACCCCCCGTCCCCCGACATCCCCCGACGTCCCCCACCCCCGGCAGACCGATGTTCCCCCACCAGTCCGAGACCGCCGCGAGCGGTCCCAAGGTCGTCGCCCTCGGCGGCGGCCACGGCCTCTACGCCTCCCTGTCGGCCCTCAGGACCGTCACCGACGACCTGACGGCGGTGGTGACGGTGGCCGACGACGGCGGCTCCAGCGGGCGCCTCAGGCGCGAACTGGGGGTGCTGCCGCCCGGTGACCTGCGGATGGCGCTCGCGGCCCTGTGCGGCGACGACGAGTGGGGCAAGACCTGGAGCGAGGTCGTCCAGCACCGTTTCAGGAGCGAGGGCGAGCTGCACGGCCACGCCGTCGGCAACCTCCTCATCGTCGCGCTCTGGGAGCTGCTGGAGGATCCCGTCGTCGGCCTGGAGTGGGTGGGCCGGC from Microbispora sp. ZYX-F-249 encodes:
- the uvrA gene encoding excinuclease ABC subunit UvrA, which gives rise to MADRLIVRGAREHNLKDVSLDLPRDALIVFTGLSGSGKSSLAFDTIFAEGQRRYVESLSAYARQFLGQMDKPDVDFIEGLSPAVSIDQKSTSRNPRSTVGTITEVYDYLRLLWARIGKPHCPQCARPIARQTPQQIVDRVLELEEGTRFQVLAPIVRGRKGEYAELFRELQTKGYARARVDGTIVRLEEPPTLKKYEKHDIEVIVDRLSVKESARRRLTDSVETALQLSGGTITLDFVDLPDDDPNRERFYSEHLYCPYDDLSFEELEPRSFSFNSPFGACPECTGLGTRMEVDPDLVVPDPERTLGDGAISPWANGHTSDYFVRLLEALGNTLGFDLDTPWERLPKKAHKAILHGHDEQVHIRYSNRYGRQRSYYTDFEGVIPWVQRRHAESESDASRERFEGFMREVPCPACKGRRLKPVSLAVTVGDASIAEISAMSIADCAKFLSGLRLSERDMHIAERVVKEINARLGFLLDVGLDYLTLDRAAGTLAGGEAQRIRLATQIGSGLVGVLYVLDEPSIGLHQRDNQRLLETLIRLRDMGNTLIVVEHDEDTIAAADWVVDIGPGAGEHGGQVVVSGTVQELLASEESLTGAYLSGRKAITVPEIRRPRDRKRQLVVKGAREHNLKGVDVEFPLGVFTAVTGVSGSGKSTLVNDILYAALAKELNGAKTVPGRHSRVVGTDLVDKVVHVDQSPIGRTPRSNPATYTGVFDHVRKLFAATTEAKVRGYLQGRFSFNVKGGRCEACSGDGTIKIEMNFLPDVYVPCEVCHGARYNRETLEVHYKGKTISEVLDMPIEEALGFFEAIPAIRRHLQTLHDVGLGYVRLGQPATTLSGGEAQRVKLASELQRRSTGRTVYVLDEPTTGLHFEDIRRLLGVLNRLVDAGNTVIVIEHNLDVIKTADWIVDMGPEGGSGGGRVVAAGTPEQIARVEESHTGAFLRKILGV
- a CDS encoding Rieske (2Fe-2S) protein, with translation MTDTTRRAVIFGAGGAGLAVALSACGASDGDDTASAGQGTSQDGQSQGAQGGGEIAKTSDIPQGGGKVFKDQDVVITQPEAGTFKAFSATCTHQGCPVASVSNNEIVCPCHGSKFSAKDGAVTNGPATKPLAEKTITVSGDSITLA
- the uvrC gene encoding excinuclease ABC subunit UvrC → MADPATYRPAPGSIPESPGVYRFRDPGGRVIYVGKAKSLRQRLNSYFADFAGLHPRTQTMLTTAASVDWTVVGTEVEALQLEYSWIKEFDPRFNVKYRDDKSYPYLAVTMGEDFPRVQVMRGAKRKGTRYFGPYSHAWAIRETVDLLLRVFPVRTCSAGVFKRAGQIGRPCLLGYIDKCSAPCVGRVTPEEHRALAEDFCDFMAGNTGRFIKRLERDMRDAAAVEEYERAARLRDDIQALQRALEKQTVVLGDGTDCDVIALAEDPLEAAVQVFYVRGGRIRGQRGWVVDKVEEATPGELVEQFLLQMYGEATIPREILVPARPPDETALIELLSEQRGSRVDLRVPQRGDKKSLMETVERNAKESLAQHKLRRASDLTTRSRALQEIADALDLDQAPLRIECYDVSHIQGENVVASMVVFEDGLVRKSEYRRFSIRTAEGDVASIYEVICRRFKRYLEERAETGELDADADDAGEREAGHGAGTPIDPETGRPRKFAYPPNLVVVDGGPAQAAAAQRALDELGIDDVAVCGLAKRLEEVWLPGDDQPVILPRSSEGLYLLQRVRDEAHRFAITYHRTKRSKSLKESALDQVPGLGPARRQALLRHFGSVKRLREASAEEIREVPGIGRATAEAIVAALRGESPSPAGQGS
- the rapZ gene encoding RNase adapter RapZ, whose translation is MSTTEPAFVVITGMSGAGRSTAAKSLEDLGWYVIDNLPPGLLSSLAEEAGRVNMATDRVAAVVDVRSLAFTTDLNAAIEELDGRGVGVRVVFLEASDEELVRRFENVRRPHPLQGDGRLVDGIDRERGILREVRANADLVIDTSLLNVHELRKKIVSFFGGEDRPGLKVNVVSFGYKYGLPVDADLVVDCRFLPNPHWVPELRPMNGLDAPVRDYVLSQPGAKEFLDGYEEVLGVVAAGYTREGKGYATLAVGCTGGKHRSVAMAEQLGARLRERGMDVQVSHRDVGRE